A region from the Kineothrix sp. IPX-CK genome encodes:
- a CDS encoding cofactor-independent phosphoglycerate mutase, protein MKYIIVLGDGMADEPIESLGNKTPLAYANTPVMDRLSKKSEIGMVHTIPEGMSPGSDTANLSVLGYDPKIYYSGRSPLEALSIGVPMKDTDIALRCNIVTISEEDIPFEERTIIDHSSGEISTEDCAVLLEAIRKELETDFYKFYVGTSYRHCLIWDKGEVVELTPPHDVLTQAIGKYLPEDAVLREMMEKSYHILVNHPINIERKKKGLNPANCCWFWGAGTKPMLDSFEEKTGKKGMMVSAVDLLKGIAVGAGMGVSIVEGANGGLHTNYEGKTQAALKAVLEDGYDFVYIHIEAPDEMGHQGSTERKVTAIEYLDQKVLKPLTHKLDEEGTEYRLMVLPDHPTPVRIRTHTSDSVPYLLYDSRRPCSSNWNYNEAEAKAGGIYISKGHELINHLFEQ, encoded by the coding sequence ATGAAATATATTATCGTGCTGGGAGACGGTATGGCGGATGAGCCGATAGAATCTTTAGGAAACAAGACTCCGTTGGCTTATGCGAACACGCCTGTTATGGACAGACTCAGTAAGAAATCGGAAATCGGAATGGTACACACGATACCGGAGGGAATGAGCCCCGGCTCGGATACGGCGAACCTATCAGTACTTGGCTATGATCCGAAGATTTATTATTCGGGCAGGTCGCCGTTAGAAGCTTTAAGCATCGGCGTTCCTATGAAGGATACGGACATAGCGCTCAGGTGTAATATCGTAACGATATCGGAAGAGGACATTCCCTTCGAAGAAAGAACGATTATTGACCATAGCTCCGGCGAAATAAGCACCGAGGATTGTGCGGTTCTGCTGGAAGCCATAAGGAAGGAACTGGAGACGGACTTTTATAAATTCTATGTAGGAACGAGCTACAGGCATTGCCTGATTTGGGATAAAGGAGAAGTGGTGGAGCTGACGCCTCCCCACGATGTGCTGACTCAGGCCATTGGCAAGTATTTGCCGGAGGATGCGGTTCTGCGTGAAATGATGGAGAAGAGCTACCATATCCTGGTAAACCATCCTATTAATATAGAAAGAAAAAAGAAGGGGTTGAATCCAGCTAATTGCTGCTGGTTCTGGGGAGCCGGAACGAAGCCTATGCTCGATTCCTTCGAGGAGAAGACAGGGAAAAAAGGAATGATGGTATCCGCTGTGGATTTGCTCAAGGGAATTGCAGTGGGTGCAGGAATGGGAGTCAGCATTGTGGAAGGAGCTAACGGCGGGTTACATACGAATTATGAGGGAAAGACGCAGGCTGCGCTGAAGGCTGTTCTTGAAGACGGCTATGATTTCGTATATATCCATATTGAAGCGCCTGATGAAATGGGGCATCAGGGAAGCACGGAGCGTAAGGTGACGGCGATTGAATATTTGGATCAGAAAGTGCTTAAGCCTCTGACGCATAAACTGGACGAAGAAGGAACCGAATACCGTCTTATGGTGCTGCCGGATCATCCAACTCCGGTCCGCATAAGGACTCATACATCGGACAGTGTGCCTTATCTGCTCTATGACAGCAGGAGGCCCTGCAGTTCGAACTGGAATTATAATGAAGCGGAGGCGAAGGCCGGCGGTATATATATCTCGAAAGGGCATGAGCTGATAAATCATCTCTTTGAGCAATAA
- a CDS encoding homoserine dehydrogenase, with product MINVAVLGYGTVGSGVVEVIGKNKGEISKKAGEELNIKYILDLRDFPGDPYEDKVVHDVDIILNDPEVNIICETMGGIEPAYTFSKRALTSGKSVCTSNKELVANHGPELIRLAKENNCNYLFEASVGGGIPIIRPMNYSLTAEKIDAITGILNGTTNYILSKMAAEGADFKDVLKEAQEKGYAERNPEADVEGYDACRKIAILSSLMTGKNVRYEDIYTEGITKITATDFVYARAMGRSIKLLALSRENSGDFYAMVAPFMIPVSHPLYSVNDVFNAVFVHGNMLGDSMYYGRGAGKLPTASAVVSDVVDCARHAGKTIMCFWDTENVKLMDVAQVKHKFFVRTKAELEEKALEIFGSVEAIEADVAGEFAFVTDEMTEKDFAGKAEDLGFVLNRIRIES from the coding sequence ATGATAAATGTAGCGGTTTTAGGCTATGGCACGGTAGGCAGTGGGGTTGTAGAGGTAATTGGTAAAAATAAAGGGGAAATAAGCAAAAAAGCGGGAGAAGAACTGAACATCAAATATATTCTTGACCTTAGAGATTTTCCCGGAGATCCTTATGAAGACAAAGTTGTACACGACGTAGATATTATTTTGAATGATCCGGAAGTTAACATTATCTGCGAGACGATGGGAGGCATAGAGCCTGCATATACTTTTTCCAAAAGGGCGCTTACGAGCGGTAAGAGCGTATGTACTTCCAACAAGGAGCTGGTGGCGAACCACGGTCCGGAATTGATCCGTCTGGCGAAAGAAAACAACTGCAATTATTTGTTTGAAGCCAGCGTCGGCGGAGGTATTCCGATTATCCGTCCGATGAATTACTCCCTTACGGCGGAGAAGATCGATGCCATTACCGGTATTTTAAACGGTACGACGAACTATATCCTCTCTAAGATGGCGGCAGAGGGCGCTGATTTCAAAGACGTATTAAAAGAGGCACAGGAAAAGGGTTATGCAGAGCGCAATCCCGAGGCGGATGTAGAAGGCTATGACGCATGCCGAAAAATTGCAATTTTATCTTCCTTAATGACTGGAAAAAATGTTAGATATGAAGATATATATACGGAAGGCATTACGAAAATAACAGCGACAGACTTCGTATATGCCAGGGCTATGGGGCGCTCTATTAAGCTATTGGCCCTCAGCAGGGAAAATAGCGGTGATTTTTATGCGATGGTGGCACCCTTTATGATTCCGGTAAGCCATCCCCTTTACAGTGTAAACGACGTGTTCAATGCGGTGTTCGTTCATGGCAATATGCTCGGGGATTCTATGTATTACGGACGCGGCGCAGGCAAGCTTCCTACGGCGAGTGCGGTGGTATCCGACGTTGTGGACTGTGCACGGCATGCGGGTAAGACCATTATGTGCTTCTGGGATACGGAAAATGTGAAACTTATGGATGTAGCTCAGGTGAAGCATAAGTTCTTCGTCCGTACAAAAGCGGAGCTCGAAGAAAAGGCACTGGAGATATTCGGCTCCGTGGAGGCAATAGAAGCGGATGTGGCAGGAGAGTTTGCATTCGTTACGGACGAAATGACGGAGAAAGATTTTGCGGGAAAAGCGGAAGATTTAGGTTTTGTGCTTAACAGAATCCGCATAGAAAGTTAA
- a CDS encoding ACT domain-containing protein: MDTANGYFVVKKKAIPEVLLKVVEAKRLLETGKAQSVHEATEQVGISRSSFYKYKDDIFQFHDNAQGTTITLTFQMDDEPGLLSDVLKVIADFKANILTIHQSIPINGVASLSISVQVLPATGDVSEMLESLEKKQGVHYVKVLAKE, from the coding sequence ATGGATACGGCAAATGGGTATTTTGTTGTTAAAAAGAAAGCAATCCCGGAAGTGCTTCTGAAGGTGGTAGAAGCGAAACGTCTTTTGGAGACCGGAAAGGCACAGAGTGTGCATGAGGCTACCGAGCAGGTAGGTATCAGCAGGAGTTCATTCTATAAGTATAAGGACGATATCTTTCAGTTCCACGACAATGCGCAGGGAACGACGATCACGCTTACGTTTCAGATGGATGATGAACCGGGACTGTTATCGGATGTGCTGAAGGTAATCGCGGATTTCAAGGCGAATATCCTTACGATTCATCAAAGCATTCCCATCAATGGGGTGGCGTCCTTAAGCATCAGCGTACAAGTGCTTCCGGCAACCGGCGATGTATCGGAGATGCTGGAGTCGCTTGAAAAAAAGCAAGGAGTCCATTACGTGAAAGTATTGGCGAAAGAATAA
- a CDS encoding DNA starvation/stationary phase protection protein gives MSNKLYEKMNLYLANQEVNYIKLLNLHWYVKGRSFFTLHSKLEELYNHTASVIDSVAERLLALEQAPVGNMQSALKIATIKERSDTPISSDETVGLLITDIRYWINDTQEIVKLAEEAGDGVTADQFNDYLGEYQKLLWMLESYVS, from the coding sequence ATGTCAAATAAATTATATGAAAAAATGAATTTGTATCTGGCTAATCAGGAAGTAAATTATATAAAACTTTTAAATTTACATTGGTATGTGAAAGGTCGTAGTTTCTTTACATTACATTCTAAGCTGGAAGAGCTTTATAATCATACAGCATCTGTGATAGACAGTGTTGCCGAACGACTGCTGGCTTTAGAACAAGCCCCTGTTGGAAACATGCAATCGGCACTGAAGATAGCGACTATCAAAGAACGCAGTGATACTCCTATTTCATCCGATGAGACGGTCGGACTCTTAATTACAGATATCCGGTATTGGATCAACGATACACAGGAAATTGTAAAGCTGGCAGAGGAAGCCGGTGATGGTGTTACGGCAGATCAGTTTAATGATTATTTGGGTGAATACCAAAAGTTATTGTGGATGCTGGAATCCTATGTTTCATAA
- a CDS encoding superoxide dismutase, with protein MYKQYELTYDFNSLEPYIDTLTMETHYSKHHAAYTKNLNDAVEKAGIENKSIETLLASLGQIGDDKLRTAIRNNGGGFYNHNLYFSTMSPNGGGEPEGDLAEAIADNFENFSLFKEKLTALALGQFGSGWAWLSAGPNGELKLSASPNQDNPIIEGSNHIPILGIDVWEHAYYLKYKNVRADYVKEYFNVIDWKSVAEYYKRARNI; from the coding sequence ATGTATAAACAATACGAATTAACTTATGATTTTAATTCTTTGGAACCTTATATTGATACGCTGACCATGGAAACGCATTATTCCAAACACCATGCAGCATATACGAAAAATCTCAATGATGCTGTTGAAAAAGCAGGCATTGAAAATAAAAGCATAGAGACGCTGCTTGCTTCTCTCGGGCAGATCGGCGATGATAAGCTGCGTACTGCAATCCGCAATAATGGCGGCGGCTTTTATAATCATAATTTATATTTTTCAACGATGAGTCCTAACGGAGGAGGAGAGCCTGAAGGCGATTTAGCCGAAGCGATAGCTGACAATTTTGAGAATTTCTCTCTATTCAAAGAAAAGCTGACGGCTCTTGCATTAGGTCAATTCGGCTCCGGATGGGCATGGTTATCTGCAGGACCAAATGGTGAGCTGAAGCTTTCCGCCAGCCCGAACCAGGATAATCCGATAATCGAAGGAAGCAATCACATTCCTATTTTGGGAATTGATGTCTGGGAGCATGCTTATTATCTGAAATATAAGAATGTAAGGGCTGATTATGTAAAAGAGTATTTTAATGTTATTGATTGGAAGAGTGTAGCGGAATATTATAAACGTGCAAGAAATATCTAG
- a CDS encoding FprA family A-type flavoprotein, translating to MEVVRNITQDTIWVGGGDVRLALFENMFPLENGVSYNSFLISDEKTALIDTVDESVGRQFIENIKAALDGRTLNYLIVNHMEPDHCANIDEICRLFPEAQIVGNKKTFQMIQQFYDIDIEGRTLEVKDGDSLTLGVHTLRFIFAPMVHWPEVMFTYDAYDKMLFSADAFGTFGGYTGNLFSDETDYEEVYLSEARRYYTNIVGKYGVQVQAAMKKTADLDIQMICPLHGPVLRGAQMRKLLDKYAVWSSYRPEERGVLLTYASMYGNTENAVRLLANFLAGNGVKNIRIYDVSKTHFSTIVADAFRFSHLVFASPTYNLKLYGAMENVIKDLAALNLQNRDVSVLGNGSWAPAAGKAMAGMLSEMKDMRLIGDVFEIRSALKKEQYSALENLAELISSSVLCVDVESA from the coding sequence ATGGAAGTGGTAAGAAATATTACACAGGACACAATATGGGTAGGCGGCGGTGATGTACGTCTGGCTTTGTTTGAAAATATGTTTCCGCTGGAAAACGGAGTGAGCTACAATTCTTTTCTTATATCGGATGAGAAAACGGCGCTGATTGATACGGTAGATGAATCGGTAGGAAGACAGTTTATTGAAAATATAAAGGCGGCATTGGACGGCCGGACGCTTAATTATCTTATCGTAAATCATATGGAACCCGACCATTGTGCTAATATAGATGAAATTTGCCGCTTGTTTCCTGAGGCTCAGATTGTAGGCAATAAAAAAACATTTCAAATGATACAACAGTTTTATGATATAGATATAGAGGGACGTACACTGGAAGTCAAGGATGGAGACAGCCTTACACTGGGTGTACATACTCTTCGTTTTATCTTTGCTCCGATGGTTCATTGGCCGGAAGTCATGTTTACCTATGATGCTTATGACAAGATGCTTTTTTCGGCGGATGCCTTCGGCACCTTCGGCGGATATACAGGAAATCTGTTCAGCGATGAAACCGATTATGAGGAAGTCTATTTAAGTGAAGCGAGAAGATATTATACAAATATTGTCGGTAAGTACGGAGTGCAGGTACAGGCCGCGATGAAGAAAACGGCAGATTTGGACATTCAAATGATCTGTCCGCTGCATGGACCTGTACTGCGCGGAGCGCAGATGAGAAAGCTGCTGGATAAATATGCTGTTTGGAGTTCTTACCGGCCGGAGGAAAGAGGCGTATTGCTGACGTATGCTTCCATGTATGGCAATACCGAAAATGCGGTAAGGCTGCTGGCGAATTTTCTCGCAGGGAACGGTGTCAAAAATATAAGGATTTACGACGTGTCCAAGACACATTTTTCTACGATCGTAGCCGATGCGTTCCGTTTCAGTCATCTGGTGTTCGCATCGCCCACCTATAACCTGAAGCTTTATGGAGCTATGGAAAATGTGATTAAGGATTTGGCCGCCTTAAATCTGCAAAACAGAGATGTCAGCGTTCTGGGCAACGGTTCGTGGGCGCCGGCAGCAGGCAAAGCCATGGCAGGTATGCTGTCTGAAATGAAGGACATGAGGCTTATCGGCGATGTCTTCGAAATAAGATCTGCACTTAAAAAAGAGCAGTATTCTGCGCTGGAGAACTTGGCAGAATTAATTTCATCATCAGTTTTATGTGTGGATGTGGAGTCTGCATAA
- the sufU gene encoding Fe-S cluster assembly sulfur transfer protein SufU, translating into MELSELYSEVIKEHSISAHNKKHLPHATIVMPGRNPSCGDEIELELQVEDGIIKNGAFTGVGCAISQASVSIMIDLVRGRTAQDARRLAELFLKMALRQPLLPEELQELEDAAALQNISDMPARVKCATMPWHTLLKVLDNI; encoded by the coding sequence ATGGAACTTAGTGAATTATATTCTGAGGTAATAAAAGAACACAGCATTTCTGCCCATAATAAAAAGCATCTGCCGCATGCGACTATTGTGATGCCCGGCAGGAATCCCAGCTGCGGAGATGAAATAGAGCTTGAACTACAGGTGGAGGATGGTATAATAAAGAATGGAGCTTTTACCGGAGTAGGATGTGCGATCTCACAAGCATCTGTTTCAATCATGATAGATTTGGTGCGCGGCAGAACTGCCCAGGACGCCAGGAGACTGGCGGAGCTGTTTCTAAAAATGGCGCTTAGGCAGCCTCTTTTGCCCGAAGAATTGCAGGAGCTGGAAGATGCGGCTGCGTTACAGAACATTTCCGATATGCCGGCACGGGTGAAATGTGCCACTATGCCATGGCATACTCTGTTAAAAGTATTGGACAATATTTGA
- a CDS encoding cysteine desulfurase: protein MDNNYRMDFPLLLTRKEKDKRLVYLDSAATSQKPLSVIKAIEGYYNNYTANPHRGAYTLSEDATGLYEKAREKVAHFIGCNNPQEIVFTAGTTESINMAALSFGRANIKEGDEILLTVAEHHSNLLPWQRLAKEKNAVLRYVYGDEQGQISVREWEEKINSRTKIVALGHISNVLGGINPVEEIARMAHRHGAVVVLDGAQSVPHIKIDVKELGVDFFAFSGHKMLAPAGIGVLYARKDLLDAMEPLMLGGGIVEDVQEQSVAFMDAPWKMEAGTPNVEGVVGLAAAIDYLNQVGWTNIHNIEKQLLQYALERLNGLNEVEIYGSRHPENRAGILSFNVKDVHPHDVASVLNSYGVAIRAGHHCAQPLMKHLGVYSTCRASFYLYNTLEDVDIFIDALSKVREVLGYGT from the coding sequence ATGGATAATAATTATAGAATGGATTTTCCTTTGCTGCTTACGCGTAAAGAAAAGGACAAGAGGCTTGTATACCTGGACAGCGCAGCAACCAGCCAAAAGCCCCTTTCCGTGATAAAGGCAATAGAGGGATATTATAACAACTATACGGCAAACCCCCACAGAGGAGCCTATACTCTGAGCGAGGATGCAACAGGACTGTATGAAAAAGCAAGAGAAAAGGTGGCTCATTTTATCGGCTGCAATAATCCACAGGAAATTGTATTTACTGCAGGAACAACTGAGTCCATTAATATGGCAGCTCTGTCATTCGGCAGAGCAAATATAAAAGAGGGCGACGAGATATTGCTTACTGTTGCCGAACATCATAGCAACCTTTTGCCCTGGCAGCGTCTTGCAAAAGAAAAAAATGCGGTTTTGCGCTATGTATATGGAGACGAACAAGGACAAATATCCGTTAGGGAATGGGAAGAAAAAATAAACAGCCGTACAAAAATTGTGGCGCTTGGGCATATATCCAATGTGCTCGGAGGGATTAATCCGGTAGAAGAGATCGCCCGCATGGCCCACAGGCATGGAGCCGTTGTCGTGCTGGATGGAGCGCAGAGTGTTCCCCATATAAAAATAGATGTAAAAGAACTGGGTGTGGACTTCTTTGCATTTTCAGGGCATAAAATGCTGGCACCCGCAGGAATCGGCGTATTGTATGCCAGGAAGGACCTTCTGGACGCCATGGAGCCTCTTATGCTGGGAGGCGGGATTGTCGAAGATGTACAGGAGCAGTCGGTGGCTTTCATGGATGCACCATGGAAAATGGAGGCGGGAACCCCTAATGTAGAAGGTGTGGTCGGACTTGCGGCAGCGATAGATTATTTGAACCAAGTGGGATGGACCAATATCCATAACATAGAAAAACAGCTGCTTCAATATGCGCTGGAAAGATTAAACGGATTGAACGAAGTGGAGATCTATGGTTCGAGGCATCCGGAAAACCGGGCGGGAATCCTCTCCTTCAATGTCAAGGATGTGCATCCCCACGATGTCGCCAGCGTTTTAAACAGCTATGGGGTAGCAATTCGCGCCGGACACCATTGCGCTCAGCCGCTGATGAAGCATTTAGGTGTTTATTCGACCTGCAGGGCCAGTTTTTATTTGTATAATACGTTGGAAGATGTGGATATTTTTATAGATGCTTTATCAAAGGTAAGAGAGGTGCTTGGATATGGAACTTAG
- a CDS encoding SufD family Fe-S cluster assembly protein, producing the protein MGISFEKINQLQVPTWNWLKINSVSLDVAENGLYSYSKEARLTLPENVRAERLFVQPKSAKIPSSMKQNYDFISENHNSSVALTIPEGALPDSPIIIDYFLDKDNSLLNDYIYIKAEKDSEATVIIKYGGDNCEDAFHSGFTFVEAGENAKVKLIKVQMLPKNALHIDAVAVWSKDRAAAEIILNELGSARTVASCNILLKGEQSSGNLGGIYIGKGQEEMDFNYRIELAAKETEGDITVRGTLTDSSKKTLKSTLDFMTGASGSKGSEEETVLTLSDKAVNLSAPLLLCGEDDVEGRHATSTGRPDSGKLHYLMCRGFDRREAEQLLVEASFTPLLSKIEIPEIRQEIKEYIGVSIHG; encoded by the coding sequence TTGGGAATTTCATTTGAAAAAATTAATCAGCTGCAGGTGCCTACATGGAACTGGCTTAAAATAAACAGCGTTTCTCTCGATGTCGCAGAGAATGGCTTATACAGTTATTCGAAGGAAGCCAGGTTGACTTTACCGGAAAATGTGCGGGCAGAGCGTCTTTTTGTCCAACCTAAGTCCGCTAAGATTCCCAGTTCGATGAAACAAAATTATGATTTTATCTCAGAAAATCACAATAGCAGCGTTGCATTGACTATCCCGGAAGGTGCATTGCCGGACTCGCCGATTATCATAGATTATTTTTTGGATAAAGACAACAGCTTATTGAACGATTATATATACATCAAAGCGGAAAAGGACAGCGAGGCCACAGTGATCATAAAGTATGGCGGCGATAACTGCGAGGATGCTTTCCACTCCGGCTTTACATTTGTGGAGGCGGGAGAAAACGCGAAGGTTAAATTAATAAAAGTCCAGATGCTGCCTAAGAATGCCCTTCATATAGATGCGGTGGCAGTATGGTCAAAAGACCGGGCGGCCGCAGAAATCATACTGAATGAATTAGGGAGCGCACGGACAGTTGCTTCTTGCAATATCCTTCTGAAGGGAGAGCAAAGCAGCGGGAATCTTGGCGGAATATACATCGGTAAAGGTCAGGAAGAAATGGATTTCAATTATCGCATTGAACTGGCGGCGAAGGAAACAGAGGGTGACATAACGGTTAGAGGCACTTTGACGGATTCTTCAAAAAAGACACTGAAGAGTACTCTCGATTTTATGACCGGAGCCTCCGGCTCAAAAGGAAGTGAAGAGGAAACCGTGCTTACACTCAGCGATAAAGCAGTCAATCTTTCTGCACCGCTTCTGCTTTGCGGCGAAGATGATGTGGAGGGACGGCATGCAACTTCCACAGGAAGACCGGATTCGGGCAAGCTGCATTACCTTATGTGCAGGGGATTTGACAGAAGGGAGGCAGAGCAGTTGCTGGTAGAAGCTTCTTTTACACCGCTGCTAAGTAAAATTGAGATACCGGAAATCAGACAGGAAATCAAAGAGTATATTGGAGTGAGTATTCATGGATAA
- the sufB gene encoding Fe-S cluster assembly protein SufB, producing MEKKKTQIEEFERNIYDIYDSDSIDYQVKKGLTEDIVTEISESKNDPEWMLGLRKNSLKIYNEMELPKWGPSLHELDMDNIVTYVRPKASMTDDWRELPDDIRNTFERLGIPEAEWKSLSGVGAQYDSEVVYHSMREQLLEQGVIYTDMETALREYEDIVKEYFMKLLPATEHKFMALHGAVWSGGSFVYVPEGVKVNMPLQSYFRLNAPGAGQFEHTLIICEKNSSLHFIEGCSAPRHNTINLHAGGVELYIKEGATLRYSTIENWSKNMLNLNTKRALVEKDGKIEWVSGTFGSHITMLYPMSILKGENAKSEFTGVSFASSNQYLDTGSKVVHAAPNTSSTISSKSISKNGGNTTYRSAVTIMPQAKNSKCSVICESLMMDDLSRSDTIPVMDVRNDKADIGHEAKIGRISEKSIYYLMTRGLSEEEAKALIVRGFVEPVTKELPLEYAVEMNRLIGLELEGSIG from the coding sequence TTGGAAAAGAAAAAAACGCAAATAGAAGAATTTGAACGGAATATCTATGACATATATGATTCGGATAGTATTGATTATCAGGTAAAAAAAGGACTTACCGAAGACATCGTGACTGAAATTTCAGAAAGTAAAAATGATCCGGAGTGGATGCTAGGGCTTCGCAAGAACTCATTAAAGATATATAACGAAATGGAACTTCCGAAGTGGGGTCCTTCCCTGCACGAACTCGATATGGACAATATTGTAACTTATGTACGCCCTAAGGCTTCTATGACCGATGACTGGAGAGAACTGCCGGATGATATCCGGAATACGTTTGAACGTCTGGGTATACCGGAAGCGGAATGGAAATCTCTTTCGGGTGTCGGAGCACAATATGATTCCGAAGTGGTTTATCATAGCATGAGAGAGCAGCTGCTCGAACAAGGGGTAATTTATACGGATATGGAAACTGCGCTGCGCGAATACGAAGACATTGTAAAAGAGTATTTTATGAAACTTCTTCCGGCAACAGAACATAAATTCATGGCCTTACATGGCGCTGTATGGTCGGGCGGTTCTTTTGTATACGTTCCGGAGGGAGTTAAGGTAAATATGCCTTTGCAGTCATATTTTCGCCTGAATGCGCCGGGGGCCGGGCAGTTCGAGCATACCTTAATCATATGTGAGAAAAATTCCAGCCTGCATTTTATCGAAGGATGTTCCGCCCCGAGGCACAATACGATAAACCTTCATGCCGGCGGTGTGGAGCTGTATATAAAGGAAGGAGCGACACTTCGGTATTCCACTATAGAAAACTGGTCTAAAAATATGCTTAATCTGAATACGAAGCGTGCGCTTGTTGAAAAAGACGGGAAGATCGAGTGGGTTTCGGGAACGTTTGGTTCACACATCACCATGTTGTATCCGATGAGTATACTGAAAGGAGAAAACGCCAAGAGTGAATTTACCGGAGTCAGCTTTGCAAGCAGCAACCAGTATCTCGATACGGGGTCAAAGGTAGTTCATGCGGCACCCAATACATCCTCTACGATTTCTTCCAAGTCTATTTCCAAGAACGGCGGAAATACTACTTACCGCAGCGCGGTAACCATAATGCCGCAGGCGAAGAACAGTAAATGCAGCGTCATTTGCGAGTCCCTCATGATGGATGATTTGTCGCGTTCGGATACGATTCCTGTTATGGATGTGCGTAACGATAAGGCAGATATAGGGCATGAGGCTAAAATAGGAAGAATAAGCGAAAAGTCCATATACTATCTTATGACTCGCGGATTGAGCGAAGAAGAAGCGAAGGCCCTTATTGTAAGGGGATTTGTGGAACCCGTAACTAAAGAACTGCCGCTTGAATATGCGGTGGAAATGAACCGGTTGATCGGTCTTGAATTAGAAGGAAGTATTGGATAA
- the sufC gene encoding Fe-S cluster assembly ATPase SufC → MSQTLLNINNLYATLESDIEIIRGLDLKIGLGETHVIMGPNGAGKSTLANVIMGHPDYVVKSGSICWEGEDIVGLATNERAKKGIFLSFQTPEEIDGITMRDFLKSAKAAVEGRPMPMLAFRKQLEDTLNLLQMDKAYADRYVNFGFSGGEKKKSEILQLLMMDTKLAILDETDSGLDVDAVKTVREGIVHYKNQDKDPSLLIISHSTKLLRDLPVDYVHVLVNGKIVYTGGKELIQKIDREGFADFLQK, encoded by the coding sequence ATGAGTCAAACACTGTTGAACATAAACAATTTATATGCAACGCTTGAATCGGACATAGAAATTATCCGCGGACTGGATTTAAAAATAGGTCTTGGCGAAACTCATGTAATCATGGGTCCTAACGGCGCAGGAAAGTCGACTCTTGCCAATGTAATTATGGGGCATCCTGATTACGTTGTGAAGTCCGGCAGCATATGCTGGGAAGGCGAAGATATTGTCGGTCTGGCGACAAATGAAAGGGCCAAGAAAGGCATTTTTCTGTCATTTCAGACGCCGGAAGAAATCGACGGTATAACTATGAGAGATTTTTTGAAATCGGCGAAAGCGGCCGTGGAAGGAAGGCCGATGCCTATGCTGGCATTTAGGAAACAGCTGGAAGATACATTAAATCTGCTGCAAATGGATAAGGCTTATGCCGACAGGTATGTAAACTTTGGCTTTTCCGGCGGTGAAAAGAAGAAAAGTGAAATTCTGCAGCTTTTGATGATGGATACCAAACTTGCCATTCTGGATGAAACTGACTCAGGTCTTGATGTAGATGCGGTAAAAACGGTAAGAGAAGGGATTGTTCATTACAAGAATCAGGATAAGGATCCTTCTCTTTTAATTATTTCTCATAGTACGAAGCTGCTAAGGGATTTGCCGGTGGATTATGTTCACGTTTTGGTAAATGGTAAAATAGTCTATACCGGGGGAAAGGAACTCATACAGAAAATTGACCGAGAGGGATTTGCAGATTTCCTCCAAAAGTGA
- a CDS encoding MarR family winged helix-turn-helix transcriptional regulator, producing the protein MNCKVTEKIFEVMNMLLDEQKKPREYGGQLLYHSEVGFLNVVHRFPELNVSEMSSLLRITKGAVTQISVKLSKKELLEIYTKAGNKKEKYFRLTEAGEEVRKEHLRFHENSNRNLCNYLKTLDADKTKVIFDFLSHLKDCVPFCEFDCMCSSGNDKGGENENESNTVEHKQFICNA; encoded by the coding sequence ATGAACTGTAAAGTGACAGAAAAAATATTTGAGGTAATGAATATGCTTTTGGATGAACAAAAAAAGCCCAGAGAGTATGGCGGACAGCTATTGTATCATTCGGAGGTTGGTTTTTTAAATGTCGTCCACCGGTTTCCGGAACTGAATGTCAGCGAAATGTCCAGCCTTTTGCGAATTACAAAAGGAGCCGTCACTCAAATTTCTGTGAAGCTTTCCAAAAAAGAGCTTTTGGAAATTTATACAAAGGCCGGCAATAAGAAAGAAAAGTATTTCCGTCTGACAGAAGCAGGAGAAGAAGTTCGCAAAGAACATCTGCGTTTTCACGAAAACTCAAATAGAAATTTGTGTAATTATTTGAAAACTTTAGATGCGGATAAAACGAAGGTGATTTTTGATTTTTTAAGTCATTTAAAAGATTGCGTACCGTTTTGCGAATTTGATTGTATGTGCAGTTCTGGAAATGATAAAGGAGGAGAGAACGAAAATGAGTCAAACACTGTTGAACATAAACAATTTATATGCAACGCTTGA